The proteins below are encoded in one region of Drosophila santomea strain STO CAGO 1482 chromosome 3R, Prin_Dsan_1.1, whole genome shotgun sequence:
- the LOC120453438 gene encoding putative gustatory receptor 98a, which translates to MAQMSGELHAASLLHMRRLMKCLGILPFGQNLFAKVFCYVLLFMALVFSSYWRFSFNYALDYDFLNDQFSSTIDLSNFVALIVSHAIIVMELLWANCSKDVDRQLQSIHTQIKLQLGTPNTTDRVRKYCNWIYGSLVIRWLIFIVVTVYSDRALTLYATYSELVLLARFSELTLYCAVILFLYQELIVGGSNVLDELHRTRFEMWSIRRLTLQKLAKLQAIHNSLWQAIRCLERYFQLSLITLLMKFFIDTSALPYWLYLSRVQHTEVSIQHYVATDECIKLLEIVVPCYVCTRCDAMQRKFRSMFYTVTTDRRNGQLNAALRSLNLQLSQEKYKFSAAGMVDINTEMLGKFIFGMISYIVICIQFSINFRAKIPKTMAQNTTTFTSAPV; encoded by the exons ATGGCACAAATGTCGGGAGAACTGCACGCTGCTTCGTTGCTTCACATGAGGCGACTGATGAAGTGTTTGGGAATTCTGCCTTTTGGTCAGAATCTATTCGCGAAAGTATTTTGCTATGTACTACTCTTTATGGCACTGGTATTTTCGAGCTACTGGCGCTTCAGCTTTAACTATGCATTGGACTACGATTTCCTGAATGATCAATTTTCAAGCACCATCGACCTGAGCAACTTTGTGGCCCTAATTGTGAGTCATGCGATCATCGTGATGGAGCTACTTTGGGCCAATTGCAGCAAGGATGTGGATAGGCAACTGCAGTCGATCCACACCCAAATAAAACTGCAACTGGGTACACCGAATACAACGGATCGTGTGCGGAAATATTGCAATTGGATCTATGGATCCCTAGTCATACGATGGCTAATATTTATCGTAGTCACTGTGTATAGTGATCGCGCTCTTACCTTATACGCCACCTATTCGGAATTGGTTTTGCTAGCGCGTTTTTCCGAGCTCACACTGTACTGTGCTGTGATTTTGTTTCTTTACCAAGAACTTATCGTCGGCGGTTCAAATGTCCTGGATGAACTGCACAGAACCCGATTTGAGATGTGGTCCATACGCCGTTTAACACTGCAGAAACTGGCCAAATTGCAAGCCATCCACAACTCTTTGTGGCAGGCTATCAGGTGTCTGGAGCGCTACTTTCAACTCAGTCTGATCACGCTGCTCATGAAGTTCTTCATCGACACTTCGGCACTGCCATACTGGCTCTACCTCAGCAGAGTTCAGCACACAGAAGTTTCCATCCAGCACT aTGTCGCCACGGATGAGTGCATCAAACTCTTGGAAATCGTAGTGCCCTGCTATGTCTGCACACGTTGCGATGCAATGCAGCGAAAGTTTCGATCCATGTTCTACACAGTCACTACAGATCGACGTAATGGTCAGCTAAATGCGGCTCTAAGGAGTCTGAATCTTCAGTTGAGTCAGGAGAAATACAAGTTTAGTGCCGCAGGAATGGTGGACATAAACACCGAAATGCTGGGAAAG TTCATTTTTGGCATGATCAGCTACATTGTGATCTGCATCCAGTTTAGCATCAATTTCAGAGCCAAAATCCCGAAGACAATGGCCCAAAACACCACCACATTCACAAGTGCCCCCGTTTAA
- the LOC120451796 gene encoding uncharacterized protein LOC120451796 gives MSQLSNSFCILFLTIQLSDFVLPAPTPIIPSDSSDGLVTFRMSIDREFDQLLPELELKLLQAQQQEENLEVVRMQLLQMNLLKLLIGLDCFILLCLWYYAREEKYNPVQKV, from the exons ATGTCTCAGCTTAGTAACTCCTTTTGCATCCTCTTCCTAACGATCCAATTGTCGGATTTCGTCCTGCCAGCTCCTACTCCAATTATTCCTTCTGATTCATCCGATGGCCTGGTGACTTTTAGGATGAGTATTGACAGAGAATTCGATCAATTGCTGCCCGAACTTGAGCTGAAGTTGTTGCAGGCACAGCAGCAGGAAGAAA ATTTGGAAGTGGTGCGCATGCAATTGCTGCAGATGAACTTACTCAAGTTGTTAATCGGCTTGGATTGCTTCATCTTGTTGTGCCTTTGGTACTACGCCCGAGAAGAAAAGTATAATCCAGTGCAAAAAGTTTGA
- the LOC120451795 gene encoding cell wall integrity and stress response component 3, whose translation MNLLIWLCLLGSLATVHSFGLDFLGDIFGLEDSDNSSHNKTAQQLPTSSESSGIFDVFGTAAKVFNNVVDGFSKGVLGLLGSFGSGDDEGESTPSGNTASATTESTSTTQETTTTRASTSTTTATTTESSTDSTVETSTTDLSTSTSTP comes from the exons ATGAATCTGCTAATCTGGTTGTGCCTTCTCGGCTCCTTGGCCACTGTCCATTCATTTGGGCTCGACTTTCTTGGCGATATCTTTGGACTCGAAGACTCGGAtaacagcagccacaacaaaaCCGCCCAGCAATTGCCGACATCGTCGGAATCATCGGGAATATTTGATGTGTTCGGAACAGCTGCAAAGGTTTTCAACAATGTAGTTGATGGCTTTTCAAAG GGAGTTTTGGGACTACTCGGCAGTTTTGGCTCCGGTGATGATGAAGGCGAATCAACGCCATCTGGAAACACAGCAAGTGCCACAACCGAGTCAACTTCAACGACCCAAGAAACCACAACGACTAGAGCATCGACTAGCACAACGACGGCTACAACAACGGAATCCAGCACCGATTCGACGGTGGAAACTTCCACAACAGATTTATCCACGAGTACTTCAACGCCATGA